From the genome of Lampris incognitus isolate fLamInc1 chromosome 17, fLamInc1.hap2, whole genome shotgun sequence:
TCTTTTGTTTTACTTGTACATTTTACCCAGGTATTTCAGTAGTCCTGAATTATAAGGACCATTTTAAGAAGTATATTGGATGTTATTTTTGTTTCTTCTTCAAACTGTTTTATTCTTATGTTGATATGTTAAGTCTCCCACCAAGACAACTTTCTATCTTTCTTGGCTGTCTTTGAACTTGAACTTGTCTTATACTTGAGTTCTTGATGGGAAAAATCATATTCTGTGTCGGTAATACATCATTATCATTACTGAAATTCTGAATCTCTGACCAGGTGACTCCAAATTGCCGTGTGGCTCTGCGTAATGACAGCTACACCCTACACAAGATCCTGCCAAACAAGGTGGACCCTCTGGTGTCCCTCATGATGGTGGAGAAAGTGCCAGACTCCACTTATGAAATGATTGGTGGCCTGGATAAGCAGATCAAGGAGATCAAGGAAGTGATTGAATTGCCTGTGAAGCACCCGGAGCTGTTTGAGGCTCTGGGCATTGCACAGCCCAAGGTGGGTCATTCATAAGAGTTACTGATCACAACTGAGAACTGCTGTCAGCATGATTTGTGGCAGGCTTGAAATACACTTCACTCAAATCTCCTTTTGAACTCGTCTCATGAACTCATCTCTGTTATACGGCTTACTGctttttttgggcgggggggggggggtatgacacTCGGCCCAATGTGGTCAATCAATTTCTCAATGTGTAGGGAAGTCAGATTGCAGAATAACCCAGGTTCCTGCCCAAGAGCAACTCAACAGGGCAGATGCTTGTTGTTGACCTGGGATGTTTAGTCCTATTGTCTGggtcagcggtggctaaccatgtgccatggagagccatgtgtatgcaggttttgagTCCaaccgactccacaccaggtgattacattacagtcatttagccgacgcttttatccaaagcgacttacagtaagtgcatttaacgtaggaaatcaggagaactactagtcatgagAGGTCATAAAtccatctaaacaagcatctaagagcaaaaccggtgctaaagtaaaagcgcaagaaagagatttttttttttgaatgagtgaatacaataagtgctaagaacaagtaacagggtagtagttcttaaagaggagagttttcaacctgcgccaaaagatgggcagcgactccactgtcctgacatcagtggggagttcattccaccactgtggggccagaacagaacagagccgtgaccgggtcgatcggcagcaagggcctctgagtgacggggcaaccaggcgtcccaaggcagcagagcaaagtggtcgggcgggggtgtagggcttgaccatggcctggcgataggaaggagctgttcctttcactgccctgtaggctagcaccagagtctcaaactggatgcgagcagctactgatctcactgatacattcttcgtctttggttgaagggttgctaattagtgaaatcacctggtgtggagtccggctggaatgaaaacctgtgtacacatggctctccatggcacatggttagccacgcCTGGTCTGGGTGATAGTCTCCTTTACCATTAATCAACCCTGCGGCTCATGTAAGTGTCCTGTTTTAATGACCGTTTTCCTCTGTATGTGTCTATTCCCAGGGTGTGCTGCTGTACGGCCCTCCAGGAACTGGGAAGACCCTGCTGGCCCGAGCTGTGGCCCACCACACTGACTGTACCTTCATCAGGGTGTCTGGTTCTGAGTTGGTCCAGAAATTCATTGGAGAAGGTGAGCTTCCTAATTGCTTTACATCATTATAACCACCACTTTTCTTTCTTAAAAGAATTTCTTTGCTGGAACAGTGGTTTTGTAAACTTGGATTCCCTGCTCTCTCATCCCAGGTGCTCGTATGGTTCGTGAGTTGTTTGTAATGGCTAGGGAGCACGCTCCCTCCATCATCTTCATGGATGAGATCGACTCCATTGGCTCGTCACGACTGGAGGGCGGCTCAGGAGGTGATAGTGAGGTGCAGAGAACCATGCTGGAGCTGCTCAATCAGCTCGATGGCTTCGAAGCCACCAAGAACATCAAGGTAACCAACACAAGCATGACACGTGTATTCATTTGTACTATGTTGTTACCTTCTATCAAATTATTTTGTGTGTAGTCATGATACTAGCAGTCATGATTCACCAAGTTGTTGTGTTACGTACTTGACTATTACTTTAGGATTTTTATGTTGATCACACAATATATGCCAAAGCTATTGCGAATAATCGGGTTATTAAAATGCTCCGATTCTTTCAACCTCCACAAGGTCATCATGGCCACCAACCGTATTGACATCCTGGATTCAGCTCTGCTCAGGCCAGGCAGGATTGACAGGAAGATCGAGTTTCCCCCTCCCAATGAGGAGGTGTGTACCCTCATTTTCACTGTACAGTTTGCTTGCAGCCATAATATCTTTATATTAGCATACTGTGCTGTTTGTCAGTTTAACGACAATGTGAAGTTCATCTGGGCAGCTAATTTAAAATCCCATGCGTCGTCACCATCACCATATTCTGTGTGCTGTTGTGGTGATAGTTCTACTGCTGCACTTGTTttattctttttctctttttatatAAATCATATCTGTGTTCGGCTTTCATGCTAACCTGTATTTCCTTTTAGGCCCGTTTGGACATCCTGAAGATCCACTCCAGAAAGATGAACCTGACACGTGGCATCAACCTGAGAAAGATTGCCGAGTTGATGCCAGGAGCCTCTGGTGCCGAGgtcaaggtaggaaggaagggagCGTAACACATTGAGGGACTTAAGTCCGAATGTGACAACTTACTTTCACCACGTTGACTGTAAAGGACTATAACTGATAAAAGACTCGACTTGGCTCCGACTTGGTATTCATGACTTGAGACtcgaggctgtttacacctggcattaacttgcatcttgggtgatccgatcacaagtggacggctctcggtacaggtgtgaatgcacccaatgcgTCCTCAATGCATTTTGAGATCTGATCGCTCAGGCCACATTGAAGGACCGCCTGGTCAACTGATGTCCCCCAAAGCCTCCTCtggatttgtcttttttttttttcttcaaaccttgtctgtaatttctgacatATAAGACCCACAACCATGgaggagcaccccccccccccacttgcacattcaagttcaacttcgGGTTCAAATTTATCCACCGCAGCGCAGACCCCGACTCTCTTAAACCCGCTGGGATAATTAGATAATCTGAGCCAGAACCGACGTGATTGGGTCAAGTCTGTCAGGGGTCaggttgagaattacaaactctGTGTTTAGACATTTACTTTTCCCCACATAAGTTAAAAGAATGAGTTTGGACTTTTGCTGTGTAtttgagcacaaaatgaaagaaggcaaacaGGCGGAGGAGTCTGGTGCTCCTCATTCACTGTTCATTTTCCTCATCAGGGTATTTGTCTATCTGGCACGATATGCATTTGCTGCATCCATGCCGTTGTAATAATGTGGAACTATTTACCCACAACACACTGTTTCTTAAATGCAGTGTATCAGGTCAGAGGTGTGAAGGCCTTCAGACAgatctacatcatcatcatcatcatcataacgtTTATTTTCACAGCACTTTTTCAAAACCTGctgtgcttcacaacaaagtggaatggaaagaagttggggcgccccggtggctcacatgGTAGAGCGcggcgtaccacataaggctgagtccttactgcagcggcctgggttcgaatccggcccaggctctttgctgcatgtcatcccctctctctcccctgcctttcctgtctctcgactatcgctatcTGAATGAAggcggaaaatgcaaaaaaaaaagagtaaagtTCAGTTGGGATATGGGATGATTTATTCAAGAGCacttggttagcacggtcgcctcacaacaagaaggtcctgggttcgagccccgggatagtccaacctagggggtcgtcctgggtcgtcctctgtgtggagtttgcatgttctccccgtgtctgtgtgggtttcctccaggtgctccggtttcctcccacagtccaaagacatgtaggtcaggtgaactggccgtactaaactgtcactaggtatgaatgtgtgtgtgtgtgtgtgtgtttgtgggcactgtgatggactggcggcctgtcctgggtgtctccccgcctgctgcctaatgactgctgggataggctccagcatccatagTCTAAGCACTAGGACAGTGCTGAAGGGATCTGGACGGAAACACATCAGATGTGGTGTGAACACCTCCTAGTGGGGCGGTGTGACTTTTTGtctcatttttttttctgttttcactCAAGAGCAATTCAGCACTATAAAGCTACATTTTAATTTCAGAGCCTTCCTATCCATTTTCCTTTATTAAATGTCTTTTTGTTGACGCTCTCACAATTTGCACAAAAAAATCAGACAGATTTGTGCAGTAACGTTACCTTAGGCtgaagcagattttttttccccctccctttttctccccaattgtactcggccaattaccccactcttgcgagccatcccggtcgctgctccaccccctctgctgatccggggagggctgcagactaccacatgcctcctccgatacatgcggagtcgccagccgcttcttttcacctgacagtgatgagtttcaccagggggacgtagcgcattggaggatcacgctattccccccagttcccccgaccgagtagaggaggcgctagtgcagcgaccaggacacatacccacatccggctccccagccgcagacacgcTACCCAGATGTCTGGCTGAAGCAGTTTTTGTTCATGTAAAAACGAGTTTTAACTTTGAAAATAAAACCCGACATGCCCCTGACCACTGTGGAAACTGGGCGCGATCATTTGAATTCCAGATGACTTGTGAACTGACCCGAGGAATGACTTCGAATTGTCTTGCATTACCAAGGACTCAGACTTGCTTGAGTCTAAACACTGTAACTTGTGACTTTATTCAAGATCTGAAGGTTGAGATTTACTCGTGATTTGCATACATGTATGACTTCCTCTCACCGTTGCCATATAACAGCTGACAGCGTGTCTCACCTGTTAGGTATCACATTAAATGGAGGCTAACAGAAACACAGCACGCTTCACCTCACTGCCTGTGTTTGTTCTCAGGGCGTCTGCACAGAGTCGGGGATGTACGctctgagagagaggagagtccaCGTTACCCAGGAGGACTTTGAGATGGCCGTAGCAAAGGTTCGTACTACACCCCTTCTTTCTCGAGCCCGCCCTGTGTATTCTGTACTGTGCTGTTTTGGCCTCTGGATTTCAGACAGTTTTGTCCACCATGATCCCAACAACCTGACCCCacagaaatacatgaaatgaccacgacctcttaacactcgcacTACGTGGTGCCGGCACGCAATGTGTTAAAATTATGTGCCGGCACCacggaaacaatgccaatggaaagtcaattaggatcctttgtcgtgctggacacacgacttccctgattcaacaacatcatgcaaacagcggtgtttaatattttctagTTAACAACATTTTGTTATTTTCATTGTCATTCGACTGAAGTTATTATAGTGCTTTAGTTAcaattttttgttctctaaaaactcttaacattaacactaacactaactctAACGCAAACACTAACTCTAACGCAAACACAAACACTAActctaacacaaacacaaacattaaCTCTAACCCAATCACTAACTCTAAacctaacctcattacatcaaaatgagttacaTCGCATACAATTCAgggttttagagaacaaaaaatcgtAGCTAAGGCACTACAATAAATTCCATTGGCATTGTGTCCGTGGTGCCGGCACATAATTTTAACACATTACGTGCCACCACCATGTAGTGCAAGTGTTAGAGGTCGGGGTCATgtcacgtatttctgtgagatcatgttggATCCCAAAATGAACGATCTTGCATTCCATCTACTTACATTAACCTGAAAAATACCACCACATGTGGTCTACTAGCTACGCCCTTCATTTCAGGATGCAGTCCTGTTTAGATGTTGCTTTAGTCTGATGACGAACAATTTTGCCTTTTTTACCCCCAACTGACTTTGTTCTTTGCTCTCCACCTCAGGTGATGCAGAAAGACAGTGAGAAGAACATGTCCATTAAGAAGCTCTGGaagtaaaaacacacaaaacagaaaTCCTGGGGCGTTATTGCATATATAGCCACCTGCCAACATAAATGtatattttctttcctttttgttCATGGTTTGGTTTGTAATTGTTACGATAAGTCATTCTAAAATAAATGGTGTCTCCAACTAAAATGCCCGACTGGTGAAGCTGCACTCCCCTAAACACCACAGCTGTTAAAAGTGAAAAAACATTCAAGGTTAAATCAACAGTTTCTGACTTAGCGTGTTTTATTGAAGGGAATGTTGTCGTGGGCAGAGTTTAGAATCGGAATTCTCGGGAGTGTCTGCATGAGCACGATGGACCGCAGTGAGACCTCAGGGAAGTCGGCGGCTACGTCCACTTTCATTTTCCTGTTGAGTCCATCAGGTGAAATTTACACATCTTTTTATGGCACACTTTGATAGATAAACAATTTATTGTCCTACGTTAGAGGAAATCTGTTGCTACGGCCTGTACACACACAAGGAACGGCGCAGTCGCAGCGCAGCATGCGCCGAACCGGCAGAAAAATCAGATCATTTAGATTTTCCCAATATAGACACAAAAATATACAACACGTCTTCAGTTAACGGAGTGCATATCTTTGActtgaacctttttttttaaccagtcaTGTCAAGCATGCATATACTAAACTTTTACATTGCCAATTACAATATCTGCAAGCtggatatatatgtatttttagcaacAGGGTAGTATAACTACCCTGCTCATTTCACACTGGACAATCTAAAATGGACAGGCTTGCTCGGGTTTCAAATGGGTGAACATTTTGGCTCTTGAAACTGCTTCTATGAAAGGGGTAGTTTGGTCTCTCAAGTTTTTACTAAGTGCCAAACAGCCAGACAAACCCgtggatgctttttttttttttacgtctgCAGTTTGAAGCTGAGTTTACAGTgcgtcatcccacttctgacaccgatgtagcgaattcggggggcggcGGGgacgcgactgcgctaaccagtcaactaaagggtctgaccgcTTAGCTAAGGCTAGCGAGTCCACACATCCGTGTTCGTTACAGTAATAAAATATTTTAATAAAATACAGGCAAATATACTTTACGTTGCCTTAGTTGGTTTACCATTAACACTGTGCACCTCCATGGGTtctgccattgttgtgtgacgtcaCGCAACCGCTTCTCCATGAAGTCGGGGTAGACGAATTTGCCCCAAATTTACAATTAGGAACTCCGACTTTGAGTGGCGCTCCATTGTACTTTTTCTAGTAGGAGGTCAGAAAGCTTCAATTTACGAGTTGTCTGGAACGCAGCATAACCTACTTCAGCTCAGTTGCTGGATGTCTGTACTGGGATCATTAGCTGCTCTTAAAATAAAGGAGACTCCTTCTCCAAAGTCAGCCATCAATACTCTTTACTTGTTAGCCTAGCCTTCATACTTTTTCTTATCCAGCGCTTTCACAAGTACACTCAGTTTCAAATGCAGATATGGGCGTGAGTATTAACCAGGgtttcaatggccgtgtgtactattcacagaggatttgggaatgtttgcaatcagcattgtaagatgtcgacagatgtactcttagcccccccaccctcggttcagggatggtcattccctcttcacatagatggcctctttgactctccgttcaaaccagcgttcctccctatcaaggatgtgcacatcctcatccttgaaagagtggccactggcctgtagatggtgtagactgtgtgga
Proteins encoded in this window:
- the psmc5 gene encoding 26S proteasome regulatory subunit 8, giving the protein MEVDGIDNMEMGDCKGGSGLRQYYLSKIEELQLTVNDKSQNLRRLQAQRNELNAKVRLLREELQLLQEQGSYVGEVVRAMDKKKVLVKVHPEGKFVVDVDKNIDINDVTPNCRVALRNDSYTLHKILPNKVDPLVSLMMVEKVPDSTYEMIGGLDKQIKEIKEVIELPVKHPELFEALGIAQPKGVLLYGPPGTGKTLLARAVAHHTDCTFIRVSGSELVQKFIGEGARMVRELFVMAREHAPSIIFMDEIDSIGSSRLEGGSGGDSEVQRTMLELLNQLDGFEATKNIKVIMATNRIDILDSALLRPGRIDRKIEFPPPNEEARLDILKIHSRKMNLTRGINLRKIAELMPGASGAEVKGVCTESGMYALRERRVHVTQEDFEMAVAKVMQKDSEKNMSIKKLWK